A stretch of the Aegilops tauschii subsp. strangulata cultivar AL8/78 chromosome 4, Aet v6.0, whole genome shotgun sequence genome encodes the following:
- the LOC109742634 gene encoding uncharacterized protein, with protein sequence MGKKLPPSTPTAGRRRKGPSLAPLSACKRRRTHEASGWASLPTDVVHLVTSRLLAGDVVDYIVFRAVCSGWRSCTSDARDPTLSKPDLWPRGWVALCDGDGVRPDDAGEIGFFHTRTARRLRVRLPELRRHRIVGFTQGLIILLNKRTAAVRVLHPFTRVVVDLPSLVPVFHDAVRNRNSLLDMNAAVCSASATSIAVVAWFPHVVIGAEAGRPTWEVLHRGLFLRGILPFQGRLYATVAEGGSRKIMQLYPRSPHPVLAHVPNNFGDPSLFNYFLVESGGRVLLAIHHLTAQHCGVEPFQQNAYKLFALDIDRSELIPVNCLGGRALFLSRDRSLSVSARDLPSVNNNSIYFSLRRDPVVVHSIRTGFSERLAVTCQIHDGKDRIRPSVRPFTIADHLLTYCHPHEWTKGLMFHEYHSIPESFEELTKNIKAKNSELRIPRIAAR encoded by the exons ATGGGGAAAAAGCTACCCCCTTCTACTCCGACGGCGGGAAGGCGGCGCAAAGGTCCCTCCTTGGCCCCGCTCTCCGCCTGCAAGCGCCGGCGGACCCATGAGGCAAGCGGCTGGGCTTCCCTCCCCACCGATGTGGTTCACCTCGTCACCAGCCGCCTGCTGGCCGGCGACGTGGTGGACTACATCGTCTTCCGGGCCGTCTGCTCCGGCTGGCGCAGCTGCACGAGCGACGCGCGCGACCCCACGCTGAGCAAACCGGACCTCTGGCCGCGCGGCTGGGTCGCCCTCTGCGACGGCGACGGGGTACGCCCGGACGACGCCGGCGAGATCGGCTTCTTCCACACGCGGACGGCCaggcgcctccgcgtccgcctgCCGGAGCTCCGGCGCCACAGGATCGTCGGTTTCACCCAGGGACTGATCATTCTTCTGAACAAACGCACCGCCGCCGTCCGGGTGCTGCATCCCTTCACACGGGTCGTGGTCGACCTCCCGTCCCTCGTCCCTGTGTTCCACGACGCCGTCAGGAACCGGAACTCTCTGCTTGACATGAATGCCGCGGTCTGCAGCGCGTCCGCGACCTCCATTGCCGTGGTGGCATGGTTCCCACATGTGGTGATCGGCGCCGAGGCTGGCCGCCCAACTTGGGAGGTCCTCCACCGAGGGCTTTTCCTTAGGGGCATCCTGCCCTTCCAAGGAAGGCTTTACGCGACAGTCGCCGAGGGTGGCTCAAGGAAGATCATGCAGCTGTATCCGAGATCACCACATCCTGTGCTTGCTCATGTTCCAAATAATTTTGGTGATCCGAGCCTATTCAACTACTTCCTCGTGGAGTCTGGTGGGCGAGTGCTGCTTGCCATCCACCATTTAACTGCACAACATTGTGGCGTGGAGCCCTTCCAGCAAAATGCCTATAAGCTATTTGCGTTGGACATCGACCGCAGTGAGCTGATCCCAGTGAACTGCCTCGGTGGCCGCGCGCTGTTCCTCAGCAGGGATCGGTCCCTCTCTGTTTCAGCCAGAGACCTCCCTTCTGTGAACAACAACTCCATTTACTTCTCTTTGCGCCGTGACCCTGTTGTGGTGCACTCCATAAGGACAGGTTTCTCTGAGCGGCTAGCAGTGACATGCCAAATACATGATGGGAAGGATAGGATCCGACCCTCCGTGCGCCCCTTCACCATTGCCGACCATCTTCTAACCTACTGCCATCCTCATGAGTG GACAAAAGGACTCATGTTTCATGAGTACCACTCCATACCTGAATCTTTTGAGGAATTGACGAAGAACATCAAGGCAAAAAATTCCGAACTACGGATTCCTCGCATTGCGGCTCGTTGA